A region of Candidatus Binatia bacterium DNA encodes the following proteins:
- a CDS encoding enoyl-CoA hydratase-related protein, translating into MPEAVLYENDGPVAWLTINRPEARNALNQAVRQGLWDGFRRFAADDASKVLVLTGAGDEAFCAGADLKEMAELKLEVPPPDFAPYLNRNIEMPKPVIAAVNGIAYAGGFLLAQMCDLCVAAEHARFGITEARWGRGAPWAAPLPWLIPPRVALELLLTAEPIDAQRAFEIGLVNRVVPRGELRATAQALALRIAQNAPLSVRASKAMVYAAAERGWSAALDEGDRLFEPVYLSQDAQEGPRAFREKRAPRWQGR; encoded by the coding sequence ATGCCTGAAGCGGTGCTTTACGAGAACGACGGTCCGGTCGCGTGGCTGACGATCAACCGGCCGGAAGCGCGCAACGCGCTCAACCAGGCCGTGCGCCAGGGCCTGTGGGACGGCTTCCGTCGCTTCGCGGCGGACGATGCGAGCAAGGTGCTGGTGCTGACCGGCGCGGGCGACGAAGCCTTCTGCGCCGGCGCCGACCTGAAGGAGATGGCGGAGCTCAAGCTCGAGGTGCCGCCGCCCGACTTCGCGCCGTACCTCAATCGCAACATCGAGATGCCGAAGCCGGTGATCGCCGCGGTGAACGGCATCGCGTACGCGGGCGGCTTCCTGCTCGCGCAGATGTGCGACCTCTGCGTCGCGGCCGAGCACGCGCGCTTCGGCATCACCGAGGCGCGCTGGGGACGCGGCGCGCCGTGGGCGGCGCCGCTGCCGTGGCTGATCCCGCCGCGGGTCGCGCTCGAGCTGCTGCTCACCGCGGAGCCGATCGACGCGCAGCGCGCATTCGAGATCGGGCTCGTGAACCGCGTCGTGCCGCGCGGGGAGCTGCGCGCGACCGCGCAAGCGCTCGCGCTGCGCATCGCGCAAAACGCGCCGCTCTCGGTGCGCGCCTCGAAGGCGATGGTCTACGCCGCCGCGGAGCGCGGCTGGTCGGCGGCGCTCGACGAGGGCGACCGCCTGTTCGAGCCGGTCTACCTGAGCCAGGACGCGCAGGAAGGCCCGCGCGCCTTCCGCGAGAAGCGCGCGCCGCGCTGGCAGGGGCGCTGA
- a CDS encoding acyclic terpene utilization AtuA family protein, giving the protein MTTSAEKRPVRIANCSGFLGDRLAAAREMLEGGPIDYLTGDYLAELTMLILWKARLKDPTLGFATTFLRQMEDVLGLAVERGVRIVVNAGGLNPAGLAERVRNLADKLGVRARVAHVEGDDLLPRLDELKASGQSFTHLETGRSLAEAGVTPVTANAYLGAWGIVAALESGADVVICPRVTDASLVVGPAAFHFGWKRDDWDRLAGAVVAGHVIECGPQATGGNYSFFREVPGLEHPGFPLAEVYADGSSVITKHPGTGGVVSVGTVTAQLLYEIDSPRYANPDVVARFDSIRLEQEGPDRVRISGVRGEPAPRDTKVCINYLGGYRNGMTFVLTGLDVEEKAELVRRSLFGALGGEEQFDAVDVRLVRTDKQDAPSNEEATALLRVTVKDKEPKKVGRAFANAAVELALANYPGFFATTPPGAESPFGVYWPALVPRELIREEVVTDDGRRIPVPSTLPGEASASTSTHGAAEPTIEAPALPPAPGGPTERRPLGTLVGARSGDKGGNANVGLWARTPEAYAWLRELLTVERFRELVPEAASLEVRRYELPNLLALNFVVVGLLGDGVAASTRFDPQAKGLGEYVRSRWVPIPRVLLDAAARGAA; this is encoded by the coding sequence GTGACGACGAGCGCGGAGAAGCGGCCGGTCCGCATCGCGAACTGCAGCGGCTTCCTCGGCGACCGTCTGGCGGCGGCGCGCGAGATGCTCGAGGGTGGTCCGATCGACTACTTGACGGGGGACTACCTGGCCGAGCTCACGATGCTCATCCTGTGGAAGGCGCGTCTCAAGGACCCGACGCTCGGGTTCGCGACGACCTTCCTGCGCCAGATGGAGGACGTGCTCGGGCTCGCGGTCGAGCGCGGCGTCCGCATCGTGGTGAACGCGGGCGGGCTCAACCCGGCCGGGCTCGCGGAGCGCGTGCGCAACCTCGCCGACAAGCTCGGCGTGAGGGCGCGCGTCGCGCACGTCGAGGGCGACGACCTGCTGCCGCGGCTCGACGAGCTGAAGGCCTCCGGACAGAGCTTCACGCACCTCGAGACCGGCCGCAGCCTCGCCGAGGCCGGCGTGACGCCGGTCACCGCCAACGCCTACCTCGGCGCGTGGGGCATCGTCGCCGCGCTCGAGAGCGGCGCCGACGTCGTGATCTGCCCGCGCGTCACCGACGCCTCGCTCGTCGTCGGCCCGGCCGCCTTCCACTTCGGCTGGAAGCGCGACGACTGGGACCGCCTCGCGGGCGCCGTGGTCGCGGGGCACGTCATCGAGTGCGGTCCGCAGGCGACGGGCGGCAACTACAGCTTCTTCCGCGAGGTGCCGGGGCTCGAGCACCCGGGCTTCCCGCTCGCCGAGGTCTACGCGGACGGCAGCTCGGTGATCACGAAGCACCCCGGCACCGGCGGCGTGGTGTCGGTCGGCACGGTGACGGCGCAGCTGCTCTACGAGATCGACTCGCCGCGCTACGCGAACCCCGACGTCGTCGCGCGCTTCGACAGCATCCGCCTCGAGCAGGAAGGACCGGACCGCGTACGCATCTCCGGCGTGCGCGGCGAGCCGGCGCCACGCGACACCAAGGTCTGCATCAACTACCTCGGCGGCTACCGCAACGGCATGACGTTCGTCCTCACCGGGCTCGACGTCGAGGAGAAGGCCGAGCTGGTCCGGCGCTCGCTGTTCGGCGCGCTGGGCGGCGAGGAGCAGTTCGACGCGGTCGACGTGCGGCTCGTGCGCACCGACAAGCAGGACGCGCCGAGCAACGAGGAGGCGACGGCGCTCTTGCGCGTCACCGTCAAGGACAAAGAGCCGAAGAAGGTCGGGCGCGCCTTCGCCAACGCCGCGGTCGAGCTGGCGCTCGCGAACTACCCCGGCTTCTTCGCGACCACGCCGCCGGGGGCCGAGAGCCCGTTCGGCGTCTACTGGCCGGCCCTCGTGCCGCGCGAGCTGATCCGCGAGGAGGTGGTGACCGACGACGGGCGCCGCATCCCGGTGCCGTCGACGCTGCCCGGCGAGGCGTCGGCGAGCACGAGCACGCACGGGGCGGCGGAGCCGACGATCGAGGCGCCGGCGCTGCCGCCCGCGCCCGGTGGGCCGACCGAGCGCCGCCCGCTCGGCACGCTGGTCGGCGCGCGCTCGGGCGACAAGGGCGGCAACGCGAACGTCGGGCTCTGGGCGCGGACGCCCGAGGCGTACGCCTGGCTGCGCGAGCTGCTCACCGTCGAGCGCTTCCGCGAGCTCGTCCCCGAGGCGGCATCGCTCGAGGTGCGGCGCTACGAGCTGCCGAACCTCCTGGCGCTGAACTTCGTCGTCGTCGGGCTGCTCGGCGACGGCGTCGCGGCGTCGACGCGCTTCGACCCGCAGGCGAAGGGTCTCGGCGAGTACGTGCGCTCGCGCTGGGTGCCGATCCCGCGCGTCCTGCTCGACGCGGCGGCGCGCGGCGCGGCCTGA
- a CDS encoding VOC family protein produces the protein MEINGVAHTFLTVSRFEVCRPFYEKLLAFLGLTPILQTDQMLYYVGGRTAVGVVQAEERYRDERFAQFRVGLHHLCFRARSREDVDEVYRFLLELGATIVHPPEEGPWAPGYYSVLFEDPDGIRLEVNFVPGKGLLAPAALAR, from the coding sequence ATGGAGATCAACGGCGTCGCGCACACGTTCTTGACGGTCAGCCGCTTCGAGGTCTGCCGGCCGTTCTACGAGAAGCTGCTCGCCTTCCTCGGCCTCACGCCGATCCTCCAGACGGATCAGATGCTGTACTACGTCGGCGGGCGCACCGCGGTCGGGGTCGTGCAAGCGGAGGAGCGCTACCGCGACGAGCGCTTCGCGCAGTTCCGCGTCGGGCTGCACCACCTGTGCTTCCGCGCGCGCTCGCGCGAGGACGTCGACGAGGTCTACCGCTTCCTGCTCGAGCTCGGCGCCACGATCGTCCACCCGCCCGAGGAAGGTCCCTGGGCGCCGGGCTACTACTCGGTGCTGTTCGAGGATCCGGACGGGATCCGGCTCGAGGTGAACTTCGTGCCCGGCAAGGGGTTGCTCGCGCCGGCGGCGTTAGCGCGCTGA